The window AGATGTGAAAGGGCGTCATGCGGGTACTTTACTCTGGGCGCGGGCGAGCCGGGGTATGCTGAGGTCGCTATGGCCTGGGATCCGACGCAGTACCTGAAGTTCGCCGACCAGCGTTTGCGGCCGGCGGTCGACCTGTTGAACCGGATCGACGTCGCCGACCCGGCCGAGGTCTGTGACCTGGGCGCCGGCGCGGGCAACGTGACGCGCCTCCTCAAGGCGCGGTGGTCGAACGCGCGCGTCACCGGCGTGGACGCATCGCGGGAGATGCTCGCGAAGGCGGCCGCGGCGGCTCCGAAGATCACGTGGCAGCAGGGCGATCTGGCGACGTGGCGGCCTGAGCGACCGGCCGACGTCATCTACTCCAACGCGGCCTTGCACTGGCTCGGCGACCACGAGCGGCTGTTCCCCGCGCTGTTGTCCTCGCTGGCGCCCGGAGGCGTGCTCGCGGTGCAGATGCCCCGCAATTTCTCAGCGCCGTCTCACACCGCAATGGCCGAAGCGGCTCGGAGCGGGCCGTGGAAGGCGAAGCTCGAGCCGCTGCTCCGCCCGATACCGGTCGCTGAGCCGGCCTTCTATTACGGCGTGCTTTCACCGCGCGTCGCAACACTCGACATCTGGGAGACCGAGTATCTCCAGGTGCTCGAAGGCGAGCACCCGGTGAAGGAGTGGACCAAGGGCACGTGGCTCAAGCCGCTGCTCGACGCGCTCGAGGAGCCGGAGCGGAGCGGCTTCGAGGCCGCGTATGCCGAGCTGGTCGCGCGCGCCTATCCGCGCCGCGCCGATGGCCGCACGCTCCTGCCGTTCCGCCGCCTCTTCATCGTGGCCACGGCGCGTCAGGGCTGAGCCGATGCGAATCCTGCTCGTGTCGTGCTACGAGCTCGGCCATCAGCCGCTGGCGGTGGCCTCGCCGCTGGCGTTCCTCGAGCGCGCCGGCTTCGCCGCCGAAGCGCTCGACATCTCCGTCGAGGAGTTCGACGCCGACACGGCGGCGCGCGCCGATTTGGTCGCGATCTCCGTCCCCATGCACACGGCGCTCCGGCTGGGTGTACGCGTGGCCGAGCAGATCCGCCGGATCAACCCGCGCAGCCACATCTGCTTCTACGGGCTCTACGCGTCGCTGAACGCGGAGCACCTGCTCGAGCACTGCGGCGACTCGGTGATCGGCGGCGAGTTCGAGTCCGCGCTGGTCGCGCTGGCGGAGGCGCTTGCGGCCGGGCGCCCTGGCGCGGTCGAGGGAGTCCACCTGCGCGGCTACGCCGCCAGCCCCGTCCTGACGCGCCTGGCCTTCGCCCTGCCGAGCCGGAGCGCGCTGCCGCGGCTCAAGAAATACGCGCACCTGGAGAAAGACGGCCGCAAAGATCTTGTGGGCTACGTGGAGGCGAGCCGCGGGTGCCTGCACCTGTGCCTGCACTGCCCGATCCCGCCCGTGTACGGCGGCCGGTTCTTCGTGGTGCCGCAGGAGATCGTCCTCGCTGACATCCGTCAGCTCGTGGGCGCCGGCGCGACCCACATCACCTTCGGCGACCCGGATTTCCTGAACGGCCCCGGGCATTCGCTCGCGGTGGTTCGCGCCATGCACGCCGAGTTCCCGTCGCTGACCTTCGACTTCACCGCGAAGGTCGAGCACATTCTCGAGCGTGAGGATCTGTTTCCCGAGCTGCGACGGCTCGGCTGCGCCTTCATGATCTCGGCCGTCGAGTCGCTGAGCGAGACCGTGCTCGCCAATCTCGAGAAAGGCCACACGCGCGCCGACGTATCACGCGCGCTCAAGATAGTCCGGGACGCGGGCATCGCCTTCCGGCCCACGTGGGTCGCCTTCACGCCGTGGACGACGCTCGAGGACTACGTGGAGATGTTCGATTTCGTCGAGTCAGAGAAGTTGATCGACCACGTCGACCCCGTCCAGTTCACGCTGCGGCTCCTGGTCCCGCCCGGCTCGGCGCTGTTGCCGCGCGAGGCGATCGCGCCGCACCTGGGCCCGCTCGACCAGGCCGCCTTCATCCATCGCTGGACGCATCCCGACTCGCGCATGGATCTGCTTCAGCGGGAGGCGAGCCGCATCGTCGAAACCGCGGCCGATGGGGATGCGGCCGCGACGTTCTACCGGCTCAAGGCGTTGGCCTATTCGACGGCGGGCCTGCCGCTTGAGCCCGAGCCGGCGCTCGCGCCCGACAGACGGCGGCCGCCCAGGCTGACCGAAGCGTGGTTCTGCTGAGCGGAGC is drawn from Candidatus Methylomirabilota bacterium and contains these coding sequences:
- a CDS encoding methyltransferase domain-containing protein, encoding MAWDPTQYLKFADQRLRPAVDLLNRIDVADPAEVCDLGAGAGNVTRLLKARWSNARVTGVDASREMLAKAAAAAPKITWQQGDLATWRPERPADVIYSNAALHWLGDHERLFPALLSSLAPGGVLAVQMPRNFSAPSHTAMAEAARSGPWKAKLEPLLRPIPVAEPAFYYGVLSPRVATLDIWETEYLQVLEGEHPVKEWTKGTWLKPLLDALEEPERSGFEAAYAELVARAYPRRADGRTLLPFRRLFIVATARQG
- a CDS encoding CUAEP/CCAEP-tail radical SAM protein, translating into MRILLVSCYELGHQPLAVASPLAFLERAGFAAEALDISVEEFDADTAARADLVAISVPMHTALRLGVRVAEQIRRINPRSHICFYGLYASLNAEHLLEHCGDSVIGGEFESALVALAEALAAGRPGAVEGVHLRGYAASPVLTRLAFALPSRSALPRLKKYAHLEKDGRKDLVGYVEASRGCLHLCLHCPIPPVYGGRFFVVPQEIVLADIRQLVGAGATHITFGDPDFLNGPGHSLAVVRAMHAEFPSLTFDFTAKVEHILEREDLFPELRRLGCAFMISAVESLSETVLANLEKGHTRADVSRALKIVRDAGIAFRPTWVAFTPWTTLEDYVEMFDFVESEKLIDHVDPVQFTLRLLVPPGSALLPREAIAPHLGPLDQAAFIHRWTHPDSRMDLLQREASRIVETAADGDAAATFYRLKALAYSTAGLPLEPEPALAPDRRRPPRLTEAWFC